The following are from one region of the Mixophyes fleayi isolate aMixFle1 chromosome 7, aMixFle1.hap1, whole genome shotgun sequence genome:
- the CHPF gene encoding chondroitin sulfate synthase 2, whose amino-acid sequence MRLSMVLSLLRPVGPVVVGISLGFTLSLLSVTWVEESCGSGPRIPGGPGGLSDSSHDVSLVRKPNSVAAGMDNIENFEPKIIPYTPPDPQKVQKKPVRSRYISTELGIRERLFVGVLTSKTTLNTLAVAVNRTLGHRLEKLVYFTGMRGRKLPHGMSVVTHGDDRPIWNMYQTVKHLLDHYVQEFDWFYLVQDDTYTEAHRISRLAAHLSIDADLYLGRPEEFIGGDTEGRYCYGGFGYLLSRSLLKKLQPHLENCRNDILSARPDEWLGRCIIDYTHVNCVEEHEGVRYRYFELGKNADPERERDPRFKIAFTAHPVLDPVQMYRLHKHFAQLELEKTYQEIEQLQREVQNTSSLSIEGEQSATWPLGINAPFQPKTRFEVLRWDYFTEVHTFSCIDDSPKCELIGADLADVTDVVSTAVDELNRKYQPVLHVHKQQLLNGYRRFDPTRGMEYTLDLQLELVTQKGHSRSITKRVHLVRPLSEVEIIPMPYVTEASRINIILPLTAQDQEHASRFLQAFTDIQSNENSLLTLLFVYDPFQAQQVSQNDIFAKVKSQIAEYEQKNRDTKIPWISVKTDAPSQIRLMDIISKKHPVDTLFFLAGVGSHVSTEFLNRCRMNTINNWQVFFPVHFQGYKPEVSEHGQQPPQATLELLRDAGRFDRDVFDEACFYNADYMAARTKMAADAQENEEILEMLDIYEMFIRYSGLHVFRAVEPALLQQYRPRACNPRLSEEIYHRCVQSNLEGLGSRSQLAMLLFEQEQGNST is encoded by the exons ATGAGACTGTCCATGGTGCTGTCCTTGCTGAGGCCTGTGGGCCCGGTGGTGGTTGGCATCTCTCTGGGCTTCACGCTCAGCCTGCTAAGTGTAACCTGGGTGGAAGAGTCCTGTGGAAGTGGCCCAAGGATACCTGGAGGGCCGGGGGGGCTCTCTGACTCCAGCCACGATGTGAGTCTTGTAAGAAAACCCAATTCAGTCGCTGCCGGGATGGACAATATTGAGAACTTTGAGCCCAAGATCATCCCCTACACCCCACCGGACCCCCAAAAAGTGCAGAAGAAACCTGTCCG ATCTCGGTATATAAGCACAGAACTTGGCATCAGAGAACGCCTCTTTGTTGGGGTCCTGACCTCTAAGACCACCCTGAACACCTTGGCGGTTGCGGTGAATCGGACCCTTGGCCACCGGCTGGAGAAGTTGGTGTACTTCACGGGGATGCGCGGCCGGAAGCTCCCTCACGGCATGTCGGTGGTGACCCACGGAGACGACCGGCCCATCTGGAACATGTATCAGACGGTGAAGCATTTGCTGGATCACTACGTGCAGGAATTTGACTGGTTCTACCTGGTGCAGGACGACACCTACACGGAGGCTCACCGGATTTCCAGGCTTGCGGCTCACCTTAGCATAGATGCCGACCTCTATCTGGGGCGGCCGGAGGAGTTCATCGGAGGGGACACGGAGGGTAGATATTGCTACGGCGGTTTTGGCTACTTACTTTCTCGAAGCCTTTTGAAGAAGCTGCAGCCACACTTGGAAAACTGTCGTAACGACATCCTCAGTGCCAGGCCTGACGAGTGGCTGGGTCGATGCATCATCGATTACACTCATGTTAACTGCGTGGAAGAGCATGAG GGAGTACGATACCGGTACTTTGAACTGGGAAAGAATGCGGACCCCGAGAGGGAGCGAGATCCCCGCTTTAAGATCGCCTTCACGGCCCACCCAGTCCTGGACCCAGTACAGATGTATCGCCTGCACAAGCACTTTGCCCAACTGGAGCTGGAGAAGACCTACCAGGAAATTGAGCAGCTACAG CGGGAGGTACAGAATACAAGCAGCCTTTCCATAGAGGGAGAACAATCTGCCACATGGCCCCTGGGAATCAACGCTCCTTTCCAGCCCAAGACGCGCTTTGAAGTCCTGCGATGGGATTACTTTACGGAGGTCCACACTTTCTCCTGCATCGACGACTCTCCAAAGTGTGAGCTTATCGGGGCTGACCTTGCCGACGTGACCGATGTCGTCAGCACGGCCGTGGACGAGTTAAACCGCAAATATCAGCCCGTATTGCACGTGCACAAACAGCAGCTCCTGAATGGCTACCGCCGCTTTGACCCGACGAGGGGCATGGAGTACACGTTGGACCTCCAGCTGGAGTTGGTGACTCAGAAAGGCCACAGCCGTTCTATAACTAAGCGGGTCCACCTGGTCCGTCCGCTCAGCGAAGTGGAGATCATCCCTATGCCGTATGTCACCGAGGCTAGCCGCATCAACATCATCCTACCCCTGACCGCGCAGGACCAAGAACATGCTTCACGCTTCCTCCAAGCCTTCACGGACATCCAGAGCAACGAGAACTCCCTGCTCACTTTGCTTTTCGTTTATGACCCGTTTCAAGCTCAGCAGGTCAGCCAGAACGACATCTTCGCCAAGGTGAAGAGCCAAATTGCTGAGTATGAGCAGAAGAATCGCGACACGAAGATCCCGTGGATCAGTGTGAAGACCGATGCTCCTTCTCAAATCCGACTTATGGATATCATCTCCAAAAAACACCCAGTAGACACCTTGTTCTTCCTGGCGGGCGTCGGTAGTCACGTCAGCACGGAGTTTCTCAACCGTTGCCGCATGAACACCATCAACAACTGGCAGGTCTTCTTCCCCGTACACTTCCAGGGCTACAAACCTGAGGTGTCCGAACATGGACAGCAACCTCCCCAGGCAACCCTGGAGCTGTTGCGAGACGCCGGGCGGTTCGACAGAGATGTGTTTGACGAAGCTTGCTTCTACAACGCCGACTACATGGCGGCCCGCACGAAAATGGCAGCCGACGCTCAGGAAAACGAGGAAATCTTGGAAATGCTGGACATATACGAGATGTTTATCCGCTACTCGGGGCTCCACGTCTTCCGGGCGGTAGAGCCAGCTCTCCTACAGCAATACCGCCCACGAGCTTGTAACCCGCGGCTCAGCGAGGAGATATATCACCGTTGTGTGCAGAGCAATCTGGAAGGACTGGGCTCTCGTTCCCAACTGGCCATGCTGTTGTTTGAGCAGGAACAGGGGAACAGCACCTGA